In Nicotiana tabacum cultivar K326 chromosome 17, ASM71507v2, whole genome shotgun sequence, one DNA window encodes the following:
- the LOC107801582 gene encoding uncharacterized protein LOC107801582 has protein sequence MAETGQDEEEHTFPVKRKPQDILAAAEEESIAKSQEHDDVNKKQKLASTDSNKLEEVEEEDEEEDEDDYEGEEDEEDDDDDAEEDDEQSNGEAEIDRKGKGILRDDKGKGKLIEEDSDDDDDSNDFGSASDVDSDTDLSDDLLAEVDLGNIIPSRTRRRTLHSGLKISDDPAKGDKS, from the coding sequence ATGGCAGAAACAGGACAAGACGAAGAAGAACACACATTCCCAGTGAAAAGAAAGCCCCAAGATATTCTTGCTGCTGCAGAAGAAGAATCTATTGCCAAATCCCAGGAACACGATGATGTAAACAAGAAGCAAAAACTCGCAAGTACTGATTCAAACAAACTCGAGGAAGTTGAAGAGGaggacgaagaagaagatgaagatgactATGAAGGCGAGGAGGATGAGGAAGACGATGATGATGACGCGGAGGAGGACGATGAGCAGTCCAACGGAGAGGCCGAAATCGATCGTAAAGGTAAGGGGATTTTAAGGGATGACAAGGGCAAGGGAAAGTTGATCGAGGAGGACTCCGACGATGATGATGATTCGAACGATTTTGGAAGCGCGTCTGATGTTGACAGTGATACTGACCTCTCCGACGATCTACTGGCGGAGGTCGATTTGGGCAACATTATTCCCTCCAGGACTCGACGGCGTACCCTTCACTCTGGTCTTAAGATTTCTGATGACCCCGCTAAAGGTGATAAATCCTGA